A genomic window from Caldalkalibacillus thermarum includes:
- a CDS encoding complex I subunit 4 family protein, protein MIENMITWLVFSPLLGILLLLFVHRENERLIKAIGIVATLIPLALSLMLLRFFDFNQEGYQLTHTVPWIQFTLPGTGQALEINYELGADGMSMAFLVLTTVISTLAAVASLYIKQRLKAYFILFFLLMTGMLGVFASMNLFLFFIFFELTIIPMFFLIGIWGYVERERAAYHFLLYNGIGSAVMLVAFVTMFMNLGTLHIPTLTEWLAQPFVPQGLAAGLFLALLFAFGVKLPVFPLHSWMLKVHVQAPPAIVMIHSGVLLKLGAYGLIRLNMGMLPAQMEQFAYLIALLGVVNILYGAVLAFRQRDLKLVLAYSSVSHMGIVLLGMGAMNYSGLQGAIFQSVSHGLISALLFFLIAAIYERTNTSMIPELGGLAKNMPVICGALLAAGLANLGLPGMSGFISEFLAFLGIFNTYPALAAVGVLGIILTAVYVLRAVLLTTFGPAKEQWAGLKDVRGFEYVPITVLLGLIILIGAYPSVLGETIHLSVETIVHGLLARIGG, encoded by the coding sequence ATGATAGAAAACATGATCACGTGGCTTGTCTTCTCCCCTCTGTTAGGGATTCTGCTCTTGTTGTTTGTTCACAGGGAAAATGAACGGCTGATAAAAGCCATCGGCATTGTGGCCACCCTGATTCCGCTGGCTTTGTCCCTTATGCTGCTCAGATTCTTTGATTTTAACCAAGAGGGCTATCAGCTGACCCATACCGTGCCTTGGATTCAGTTTACTTTGCCTGGCACAGGCCAAGCGCTGGAGATTAATTATGAGCTGGGCGCAGACGGCATGTCCATGGCCTTCCTGGTGCTGACCACGGTCATCAGCACTCTGGCCGCCGTTGCTTCTTTGTACATTAAACAGCGCCTGAAAGCATACTTTATCCTCTTTTTCTTGCTGATGACCGGCATGCTGGGCGTGTTCGCCTCCATGAATCTGTTTTTGTTCTTTATCTTTTTCGAGCTGACCATTATCCCCATGTTTTTCCTGATTGGCATTTGGGGCTATGTGGAACGGGAGCGGGCCGCCTATCACTTTTTGCTGTATAACGGCATCGGCTCAGCAGTGATGCTGGTAGCCTTTGTGACCATGTTCATGAATTTGGGCACTTTGCACATTCCCACTTTAACGGAATGGCTGGCCCAACCCTTTGTGCCACAGGGCTTAGCCGCCGGATTGTTTCTGGCCTTGCTGTTTGCCTTTGGAGTTAAGTTGCCGGTCTTCCCGCTCCATTCCTGGATGCTGAAGGTGCACGTGCAGGCTCCGCCGGCCATTGTCATGATCCACTCCGGGGTACTTCTAAAACTGGGCGCCTACGGGTTGATCCGCCTGAACATGGGCATGTTGCCGGCCCAGATGGAGCAGTTTGCCTACCTCATTGCCCTGTTAGGCGTGGTCAACATCTTGTATGGGGCCGTGCTCGCTTTCCGTCAACGGGACCTGAAGCTGGTTCTGGCCTACTCCAGTGTGTCCCACATGGGTATCGTGCTGTTAGGGATGGGGGCCATGAACTACAGCGGTTTGCAAGGGGCCATTTTCCAATCGGTTTCCCACGGCCTGATTTCAGCCCTCTTGTTCTTCCTGATTGCGGCCATTTACGAGCGGACCAACACGTCCATGATCCCAGAGCTGGGCGGCTTGGCCAAAAACATGCCGGTGATCTGCGGCGCCTTGCTGGCTGCGGGCCTGGCCAATCTGGGCTTGCCGGGCATGAGCGGATTTATCAGTGAATTTCTGGCCTTCTTGGGCATCTTCAACACCTATCCGGCCTTGGCCGCCGTTGGGGTGCTGGGCATCATCCTGACCGCCGTCTATGTGCTCAGGGCCGTGCTGTTGACCACCTTCGGCCCGGCCAAAGAACAATGGGCTGGCCTGAAAGATGTCCGCGGCTTTGAATATGTCCCCATTACCGTCTTACTGGGCTTGATCATTTTAATCGGCGCGTACCCGAGTGTGCTGGGAGAGACCATTCATCTCTCTGTGGAAACCATCGTGCACGGCCTGTTGGCTAGGATAGGAGGGTAA
- the nuoL gene encoding NADH-quinone oxidoreductase subunit L has translation MIDNVWLIPLFPLAAFVLNLFCGRWLKEGSAWVGVVLMLGSFILATMTLLERLRLDEVEPVVFEWLAIGDRIITMGYDVTPLNALMLFIVTLVSLLVHIYARGYMAGDDRIAVFYAYLALFTFSMLGLVLSPNLLQVYIFWELVGVCSFLLIGFYYYKPEARAAAKKAFIMTRIGDVGLFVAIILLFWHVGSFEYRAIFDAVQNNELSSGMITLAAVLIFIAAIGKSGQFPLHSWLPDAMEGPTPVSALIHAATMVAAGVYLVAALFPLFSASPLAMDVVAYVGAFTAIFAASIGLVQNDIKRVLAYSTVSQLGYMMLALGAAGYVAGVFHLMTHAFFKALLFLAAGSVIHAVHTQDIRHMGGLFGRMKLTGTLFFIGCLAIAGIPPLSGFFSKEEILLTAWADGRIGVFWVAVVTAFMTAFYMFRLFFMVFTGAPRDMALSKAHESPVVMTLPMIVLGVLSVFGGFVHTHWTGTYLGEWLTSGPAFTYGIVPHSAPWILAVALLVSLAGIGLAYLMYVKQSVSAERLAERYPGVYRTLLNKYYVDEAYQATFVNGLKGLSRLLTYFDRYVVEGGVRLAAWTARAVGALGAYMQNGQVQTYGLTVIAGLVVIILAFLLTGGYLG, from the coding sequence GTGATCGACAATGTGTGGTTAATCCCGCTCTTTCCGCTCGCCGCCTTTGTGCTAAACCTCTTTTGTGGACGGTGGCTGAAGGAGGGATCGGCCTGGGTGGGCGTGGTCTTGATGCTGGGTTCGTTTATCCTGGCCACCATGACCCTGTTAGAGCGGTTGAGGCTGGATGAAGTGGAACCGGTCGTCTTTGAGTGGTTGGCCATCGGGGACCGCATCATCACCATGGGCTATGATGTCACCCCGCTCAATGCCCTGATGCTGTTTATTGTCACCTTGGTGAGTCTGTTGGTACATATTTACGCCCGCGGATATATGGCAGGGGATGACCGCATCGCTGTTTTTTACGCTTATCTGGCCTTGTTCACCTTCTCCATGCTGGGGCTGGTGCTGTCGCCCAATCTGCTGCAGGTGTATATCTTTTGGGAATTGGTTGGTGTCTGCTCCTTCTTGCTGATCGGTTTTTATTATTATAAACCGGAAGCCCGGGCTGCCGCTAAAAAGGCCTTCATTATGACGCGGATTGGGGATGTGGGCCTGTTTGTGGCCATTATTTTGCTGTTCTGGCATGTGGGCAGCTTTGAATACCGGGCGATTTTCGATGCTGTGCAAAACAACGAACTGTCCTCCGGCATGATCACCTTGGCGGCTGTTTTGATTTTTATCGCCGCCATCGGCAAATCGGGCCAGTTTCCCTTGCACTCCTGGCTGCCTGATGCCATGGAAGGTCCCACGCCAGTCAGCGCGTTGATTCACGCCGCAACCATGGTGGCTGCCGGCGTCTATTTGGTTGCTGCTTTGTTTCCTTTGTTCAGCGCGTCACCGCTGGCCATGGACGTGGTCGCTTATGTGGGAGCCTTTACCGCCATCTTTGCTGCATCCATCGGCCTGGTGCAAAACGACATTAAACGGGTCCTGGCCTATTCCACGGTCAGCCAGCTGGGCTATATGATGCTGGCCTTGGGGGCGGCCGGCTATGTGGCCGGGGTGTTCCACCTGATGACCCACGCCTTCTTCAAAGCCTTGCTTTTCCTGGCAGCGGGAAGCGTCATACACGCCGTGCATACCCAGGATATCCGCCACATGGGCGGACTGTTCGGCCGGATGAAACTCACCGGCACGCTCTTTTTCATCGGGTGCCTGGCGATTGCCGGAATTCCGCCGCTGTCCGGTTTCTTCTCCAAAGAAGAAATTTTGCTCACCGCCTGGGCAGACGGGCGCATCGGCGTCTTTTGGGTGGCTGTGGTGACCGCCTTTATGACCGCTTTTTATATGTTCCGCCTGTTCTTTATGGTCTTTACCGGGGCGCCGCGGGATATGGCATTGAGCAAAGCCCATGAATCACCCGTGGTGATGACCCTGCCCATGATCGTGCTGGGCGTGCTGTCCGTCTTTGGCGGCTTTGTCCATACCCATTGGACCGGCACCTATTTAGGAGAGTGGCTCACCAGCGGCCCGGCCTTTACCTACGGGATTGTGCCGCACAGCGCACCGTGGATTTTGGCCGTCGCTTTATTGGTTTCCTTGGCGGGAATCGGTTTGGCTTACCTGATGTATGTCAAACAATCCGTCTCAGCGGAAAGGCTGGCGGAGCGTTACCCGGGCGTATACCGCACCTTGCTGAACAAGTATTATGTGGATGAAGCGTACCAAGCCACCTTTGTCAATGGTTTGAAGGGTTTGAGCCGCCTGCTCACTTATTTTGACCGTTATGTGGTCGAAGGCGGTGTGCGTCTGGCTGCCTGGACGGCGAGAGCGGTTGGTGCGCTGGGCGCATATATGCAGAACGGACAGGTGCAAACGTACGGCTTGACGGTGATTGCCGGCCTCGTGGTGATCATTCTCGCATTTCTGTTGACAGGGGGGTATCTGGGATGA
- the nuoK gene encoding NADH-quinone oxidoreductase subunit NuoK, whose product MSSIPVTWYLGVALILFCLGLYGALTKRNTVIVLVCIELMLNAVNINLIAFSRLGLHPDIAGQVFTVFTITVAAAEVAVGIAILIALYRNRRTVNIDEVNVLKR is encoded by the coding sequence ATGAGTAGTATTCCCGTCACCTGGTATCTGGGTGTGGCACTCATCCTGTTTTGCCTGGGTTTATACGGGGCGCTGACCAAGCGGAATACGGTGATCGTCCTGGTCTGTATTGAGCTGATGTTAAATGCTGTCAATATCAACTTGATTGCTTTCAGCCGGCTGGGTTTGCACCCGGACATTGCCGGACAGGTGTTTACCGTCTTTACCATCACGGTTGCTGCGGCTGAAGTGGCTGTCGGTATCGCCATCCTGATTGCCCTCTACCGCAACCGCCGGACGGTTAATATTGATGAAGTGAACGTGCTGAAGCGCTAG
- a CDS encoding NADH-quinone oxidoreductase subunit J: MSGEVVAFLILSLIAISGAVFMLNLRKVVHMVMALAFTFISIAGLFVLLEAEFIAAAQVLIYAGAVTIVMLFGIMLTRHDDHDETRRPAHKWLAGLAVAVFFVVTMAVINTMDWVPAEVQLFESNVEQIGLQLFAKYVIPFELTSIVLLVALVGAIILARKDEQHAGKEGEQHE, translated from the coding sequence GTGAGCGGAGAGGTGGTTGCCTTTCTCATCCTGTCCCTGATCGCCATCAGCGGCGCCGTGTTCATGCTTAACTTGCGCAAAGTGGTGCATATGGTGATGGCGCTGGCTTTTACTTTCATCAGCATTGCCGGCTTGTTCGTCCTCCTCGAGGCTGAGTTTATCGCAGCTGCTCAGGTTTTGATTTATGCGGGAGCTGTGACGATCGTGATGCTGTTCGGCATTATGCTGACCCGGCACGATGATCATGATGAAACGCGCCGCCCGGCCCATAAGTGGCTGGCCGGGCTGGCCGTGGCCGTTTTTTTTGTGGTGACAATGGCCGTGATCAACACCATGGACTGGGTTCCCGCCGAAGTTCAGCTGTTTGAAAGCAATGTGGAACAAATCGGGCTGCAGTTGTTTGCCAAATATGTGATTCCCTTTGAGCTGACTTCCATCGTGCTGCTTGTAGCCCTGGTGGGTGCCATTATTCTGGCCAGAAAAGATGAGCAGCATGCGGGGAAAGAAGGTGAGCAACATGAGTAG
- the nuoI gene encoding NADH-quinone oxidoreductase subunit NuoI, protein MLGLTKGLAYTLKQMGKKPVTYDYPQEPLDVPDRFRGIQTFYPEKCIVCNQCAAICPTDCIQLTGKPHPDPNNKKKIIDTYDINFEICILCDLCTEVCPTEAIVMSNNFELAEYSRDELFKDLNWLNENRKNVREVNKP, encoded by the coding sequence ATGTTAGGCTTAACCAAAGGATTGGCCTATACCTTAAAGCAAATGGGGAAAAAGCCAGTCACCTATGACTATCCCCAAGAACCGCTGGATGTGCCTGACCGCTTCCGGGGCATCCAAACCTTCTATCCTGAAAAATGCATTGTCTGTAACCAGTGTGCGGCCATTTGTCCAACCGACTGTATCCAATTAACTGGCAAGCCGCATCCGGATCCCAACAACAAGAAAAAGATTATTGATACCTATGATATTAACTTTGAGATCTGTATTTTGTGTGATCTGTGTACGGAAGTGTGCCCCACTGAAGCGATCGTGATGTCCAACAACTTTGAACTGGCCGAATACAGCCGTGACGAATTGTTTAAAGATTTGAACTGGCTCAATGAAAACAGAAAGAACGTGAGAGAGGTGAACAAGCCGTGA
- the nuoH gene encoding NADH-quinone oxidoreductase subunit NuoH, with amino-acid sequence MIEGLLSSPPSWLNLATFMALGAGLLSIALGFVTFAILAERKVLGFMQMRLGPNQVGGRFGLLQTVADVLKLLLKEDIIPKKADKPLFVLAPVLAFVPAFAVLAAIPFSERLYFTDLAVGLLYYIAVAGITTLGVLAGGWASNNKYSLLGGMRAAAQMISYEIPLIMSVIGVVMLSGSLNLITIVDGQETVWYIFVQPLAFIIFLIAAVAELNRVPFDLPEAESELVAGYHTEYSGFRWAFFMLAEYVYLFGTAALTTVLFLGGWHPPLQFIPGLAFLNVIPGVVWFALKFMAVVFFMIWLRATFPRVRADQLMEFGWKVLLPLALVNIFVTAIMVEIFIK; translated from the coding sequence ATGATTGAAGGGTTGTTAAGCTCACCTCCGTCCTGGCTTAATTTGGCCACGTTTATGGCCCTTGGGGCAGGACTCCTGTCCATTGCTTTGGGATTTGTCACTTTTGCCATCTTGGCTGAGCGGAAAGTGCTCGGTTTTATGCAGATGCGTCTCGGCCCCAACCAGGTGGGGGGGCGCTTCGGCCTGTTGCAAACCGTGGCGGATGTGCTGAAGCTCTTGCTGAAGGAGGACATTATCCCCAAAAAAGCGGATAAACCGTTATTCGTGCTGGCCCCGGTGCTGGCCTTTGTCCCGGCCTTTGCCGTATTGGCTGCCATTCCCTTCAGTGAACGCTTGTACTTTACCGATCTGGCCGTTGGATTATTGTATTATATCGCCGTGGCCGGGATCACCACATTGGGGGTGCTGGCTGGCGGTTGGGCCTCCAACAACAAGTATTCCTTGTTGGGGGGCATGCGGGCCGCTGCCCAGATGATCTCCTATGAGATACCGCTGATCATGTCGGTGATCGGGGTGGTCATGCTTTCCGGCAGCCTGAACCTGATCACCATCGTGGACGGGCAAGAGACCGTGTGGTATATCTTTGTGCAACCGCTGGCTTTCATTATCTTCCTGATCGCCGCGGTGGCCGAGCTGAACCGTGTGCCTTTTGACTTGCCTGAGGCAGAGTCGGAGCTGGTGGCCGGTTATCATACGGAATACAGCGGTTTTCGCTGGGCGTTCTTCATGCTGGCTGAGTATGTTTACTTGTTTGGCACGGCCGCGTTAACCACGGTGCTGTTTTTGGGGGGCTGGCATCCTCCGTTGCAATTTATCCCAGGGTTGGCCTTCCTGAATGTCATCCCAGGGGTGGTTTGGTTTGCCTTAAAGTTTATGGCTGTGGTCTTCTTCATGATTTGGCTCAGAGCCACATTTCCCCGTGTCCGTGCCGACCAATTAATGGAATTCGGTTGGAAAGTGTTGCTGCCATTGGCGTTGGTCAATATTTTTGTTACGGCTATTATGGTTGAAATCTTCATCAAATAA
- a CDS encoding NADH-quinone oxidoreductase subunit D, producing the protein MIRTEELLLNVGPQHPSTHGVFRVVLKIDGEIIKEATPVIGYLHRGTEKLAEDLNYTQIIPYTDRMDYLAAMTNNYVICHAVETMMGIEVPERAEYLRVITMELGRIASHLVWFGTYLLDIGAMSPFLYAFRDREMIINLLNEICGGRLTFNYMRVGGVKWDAPEGWIDKVKAFIPYMREQLEGYHELVTGNEIFLNRVKGVGKYDAQTAIQYSLSGANLRCTGVKWDLRKNEPYSIYDRFEFDVPTQTEGDCYARYLVRMAEIGESLRILEQAVEQFPKGGAIMAKVPRIIKPPEGETYVRIESPRGEIGCYIYSKKKPQPYRLKFRRPSFYNLQILPKLLEGENIANLIAILGGIDIVLGEVDG; encoded by the coding sequence ATGATCCGAACAGAAGAGTTGCTGCTAAACGTTGGTCCCCAACATCCAAGTACCCATGGGGTGTTTCGCGTTGTCCTTAAAATTGATGGGGAGATTATTAAAGAGGCGACGCCGGTCATTGGCTACCTGCACAGAGGAACGGAAAAACTGGCTGAAGATTTAAATTACACCCAAATCATACCTTACACAGACCGCATGGACTACCTGGCTGCCATGACGAACAACTATGTCATCTGCCATGCTGTGGAGACCATGATGGGCATTGAGGTTCCCGAACGGGCCGAATATTTGCGGGTCATCACCATGGAACTGGGCCGCATCGCCAGCCATCTGGTTTGGTTCGGCACCTATCTGTTGGATATTGGTGCCATGAGTCCGTTTTTGTATGCCTTCCGAGACCGGGAAATGATCATTAACCTGCTCAATGAAATCTGCGGCGGAAGGTTGACCTTCAACTATATGCGCGTCGGGGGCGTCAAATGGGATGCACCCGAGGGATGGATCGACAAGGTGAAAGCGTTTATTCCCTACATGCGGGAACAGCTGGAAGGCTATCATGAACTGGTCACGGGCAACGAAATTTTCCTGAACCGGGTGAAAGGCGTGGGCAAATACGACGCCCAAACCGCTATCCAATACTCCCTGAGCGGAGCCAATCTGCGCTGTACGGGGGTCAAGTGGGATCTGCGCAAGAATGAACCGTATTCCATCTACGACCGCTTTGAGTTTGACGTGCCGACGCAAACGGAAGGGGACTGTTACGCCCGCTATCTGGTGCGCATGGCCGAGATCGGCGAATCCCTCCGCATTCTGGAGCAGGCCGTGGAGCAATTTCCCAAGGGAGGCGCCATTATGGCCAAAGTGCCGCGCATCATTAAGCCGCCGGAAGGGGAAACTTACGTGCGCATTGAATCACCGCGGGGGGAAATCGGCTGTTATATTTACAGCAAAAAGAAACCTCAGCCTTACCGGTTGAAGTTTCGCCGTCCGTCCTTTTACAACCTGCAAATTTTGCCCAAATTGTTAGAAGGGGAGAACATTGCCAACCTGATTGCCATCTTGGGAGGCATTGATATTGTGCTCGGGGAGGTGGATGGCTGA
- a CDS encoding NADH-quinone oxidoreductase subunit C, with protein sequence MSDEQKKPTPEEKRLAAEQTGQEKNDQPMDEEALRKAKAAAAAKAKAAAKAKAAAAAKAKAAAAAKAKAAAAAKAKREAAGGDDDEAKAKAKAAAIAKAKAAAAARKKMALEGKEEAAKPKEPSKNQPLLDKYVKVIKDHFGEDVIEEAYINELAKEVPTLVIKKERWFEVAQFMKENEQLAFDYMSHLAGIDHETHMEVYYHFYSYKENQSVAVRVKTDRDEARVPSITPIWAGANWPEREAYDLLGIHFEGHPNLKRILLTDDWVGHPLRKDYVPYDEEI encoded by the coding sequence ATGAGCGACGAACAAAAGAAGCCCACCCCTGAGGAAAAACGCCTGGCAGCTGAACAAACGGGACAGGAAAAAAATGACCAGCCTATGGATGAAGAAGCGCTGAGAAAGGCCAAGGCTGCTGCGGCAGCCAAGGCCAAGGCAGCGGCTAAAGCTAAAGCGGCAGCAGCGGCTAAAGCTAAAGCAGCGGCAGCGGCCAAAGCGAAAGCGGCGGCAGCTGCTAAGGCTAAGCGGGAAGCGGCTGGCGGGGATGATGACGAGGCCAAGGCCAAAGCGAAGGCGGCGGCCATAGCCAAGGCTAAAGCCGCAGCGGCAGCACGGAAAAAAATGGCCTTGGAAGGCAAAGAAGAAGCGGCTAAGCCTAAAGAGCCGTCCAAGAACCAGCCGCTGTTAGACAAATATGTCAAAGTGATCAAGGATCATTTTGGGGAAGACGTGATTGAAGAGGCGTATATCAATGAACTGGCCAAAGAGGTTCCGACGCTGGTGATCAAAAAAGAGCGCTGGTTTGAAGTGGCGCAGTTCATGAAGGAGAATGAACAGCTGGCCTTTGACTACATGTCTCACCTGGCCGGGATTGACCACGAGACCCATATGGAAGTCTATTATCATTTTTATTCCTACAAGGAAAACCAGTCTGTGGCCGTAAGGGTCAAGACGGACCGGGACGAAGCCCGTGTTCCGTCCATTACGCCTATCTGGGCAGGAGCCAACTGGCCTGAACGGGAAGCCTATGATCTTTTGGGCATTCACTTTGAGGGCCATCCCAACTTGAAACGGATTTTGCTCACCGACGATTGGGTGGGCCATCCGCTGCGCAAAGATTATGTGCCATATGATGAAGAGATTTAG
- a CDS encoding NuoB/complex I 20 kDa subunit family protein, producing MDLKLENITPEEEAELKRNVFLTTLDQIKAWARSNSMWPLTFGLACCAIEMMGTGASHYDLDRYGSGVFRPSPRHADVMIVAGTVTKKMAPVLRRLYDQMPDPKWVIAMGVCATAGGPYVKSYSVVKGVDQIVPVDVYIPGCPPNPAALIYGINKLQEKIRYEAKTGKRVTNR from the coding sequence ATGGATCTGAAACTGGAAAATATTACACCGGAGGAAGAAGCAGAGCTTAAGCGCAATGTGTTTTTAACCACTTTAGATCAGATCAAAGCCTGGGCCCGCAGCAACTCCATGTGGCCCTTAACCTTTGGCCTGGCTTGTTGCGCCATTGAAATGATGGGCACAGGGGCCTCCCATTACGATTTGGACCGTTACGGATCAGGTGTTTTCCGTCCCTCGCCGCGTCATGCAGACGTGATGATTGTCGCTGGCACAGTAACCAAGAAAATGGCACCTGTTCTGCGCCGTTTGTATGACCAGATGCCAGATCCTAAATGGGTCATTGCGATGGGGGTCTGTGCCACGGCGGGCGGGCCCTATGTCAAGTCCTACTCCGTGGTCAAGGGTGTGGATCAAATTGTGCCGGTTGATGTCTATATTCCCGGTTGCCCGCCCAACCCGGCGGCATTGATTTACGGCATTAACAAGCTGCAGGAAAAAATCCGTTATGAAGCCAAAACCGGAAAGCGGGTGACCAACCGATGA
- a CDS encoding NADH-quinone oxidoreductase subunit A has product MDFFNVYQNNYLVVTAFILIGILLPVIALTVGRLLRPHNPYEAKRITYESGNDPVGDSWVRFNVRYYVIALLFVLFDVEAVFIIPWAVAYEKLGFFALIEMLIFVIFLLLGLVYAWKKKVLKWI; this is encoded by the coding sequence ATGGATTTTTTTAATGTGTACCAGAACAACTATCTTGTGGTGACCGCTTTTATCTTGATTGGTATACTTTTACCAGTGATAGCGCTTACAGTAGGCCGCCTGCTCAGGCCGCACAATCCGTATGAGGCGAAGCGCATCACTTATGAAAGCGGTAATGACCCGGTTGGCGACAGCTGGGTGCGTTTTAATGTGCGCTATTATGTCATCGCCTTGCTCTTTGTTTTGTTCGATGTGGAAGCGGTATTTATTATTCCATGGGCTGTGGCTTATGAGAAGCTGGGCTTTTTTGCTTTGATTGAAATGCTGATCTTTGTCATCTTCTTGTTGCTGGGATTAGTTTATGCTTGGAAGAAGAAGGTGTTAAAATGGATCTGA
- a CDS encoding RraA family protein, protein MMIDVIEKLKNLPTTAISDALGGLCHLDQAIKPLKEEWKVAGKACTVKLRAADNKMLLQAMREAEEGDVLVIDARGYTYNAICGDFMVELAKVLGIAGLVIDGAVRDVQGIKAVDLPVFCRGITVAASDKAGSGEVNVPISCAGAVVHPGDLIVGDADGVVVIPQEKAEAVLAKAQEKVQKDLEREAKVLASREAAIAYLDKALGS, encoded by the coding sequence ATGATGATCGATGTTATTGAGAAACTGAAAAACCTGCCAACAACGGCCATTTCAGATGCGTTGGGCGGTCTCTGTCATCTTGATCAGGCCATCAAGCCTTTGAAAGAAGAATGGAAAGTGGCCGGCAAAGCCTGCACTGTCAAATTGAGGGCGGCTGACAACAAAATGTTGCTGCAAGCCATGCGGGAAGCAGAAGAAGGAGATGTCCTGGTCATTGATGCCCGCGGTTATACGTATAATGCCATTTGCGGCGATTTTATGGTGGAGCTGGCCAAAGTACTGGGTATTGCAGGACTGGTCATCGACGGTGCGGTACGCGATGTGCAGGGCATCAAGGCAGTGGACCTGCCGGTATTTTGCCGGGGCATAACGGTAGCGGCAAGCGATAAAGCAGGCAGCGGCGAAGTGAATGTGCCCATCTCCTGCGCGGGGGCTGTTGTTCACCCGGGGGATCTTATTGTGGGAGATGCCGATGGAGTAGTGGTTATTCCCCAGGAAAAGGCGGAAGCCGTGTTGGCCAAAGCCCAGGAAAAGGTGCAAAAAGATTTGGAGCGGGAAGCCAAGGTCCTGGCCAGCCGTGAAGCAGCCATCGCCTATTTGGATAAAGCTTTGGGCAGCTAG
- a CDS encoding F0F1 ATP synthase subunit epsilon, which yields MATVQVDIVTPERKVFQGEADIVIARGVEGELGVMAGHIPLVTPLKTAPVRIKQGDKETLIAVSGGFLEVRPDKVNILADTAELPEEIDVERAKKAKARHETILKRLDKSDKDYLRHKRALERAEVRLQVANSKS from the coding sequence ATGGCAACTGTTCAAGTTGATATCGTCACACCTGAACGGAAAGTGTTTCAAGGAGAGGCGGATATCGTCATTGCCCGCGGTGTGGAGGGTGAACTGGGGGTTATGGCTGGCCATATCCCCCTTGTGACTCCGCTCAAAACGGCACCTGTCCGCATTAAGCAAGGGGATAAAGAAACGCTGATTGCCGTAAGCGGCGGGTTTTTGGAAGTGCGTCCCGATAAGGTTAACATCTTGGCCGATACAGCCGAATTGCCGGAAGAAATCGATGTCGAGCGCGCAAAAAAGGCAAAGGCGCGCCATGAAACCATTTTGAAGCGTCTGGACAAGTCAGATAAAGATTACCTGCGGCACAAGCGTGCCCTGGAACGGGCCGAAGTTCGCCTGCAGGTGGCAAACAGCAAATCATGA